The genomic DNA atccaTGAACCATTTCAGGACAGTTAAAGTTTTTGTTCAAATACTATAGTCAAATTtcatgaaacaaaacaaacatttatttaccttcTTTCCTATTACTATAACCCGgtgtttacatacaaataaaataacttggCTGTACGCCacgtcaataaaaaataaattgataaacagCGCGCAAAGCAGAGCCTATCGCATAGCGAACAAATCTTAGTTACCATTCGTACATGTCATAATACAGCGAGTTTCGTTCTTGTTGACACGTGTTTTACTATTACAATGTGGTTCCTATGGATATTAGCGACTTTGTTACTGATAaaagtgttaaataaattgtcaaatGGAAGGTGTTACGCGGACACTGTGATGGCCGGAAAAGTAGTTATAGTGACTGGTGCGAACAATGGAATAGGATATGCAACAGCTCTAGAGCTGGCTAGACGGGGAGCCAAAGTAATTGTTGCCTGTCGAAACGACGACAGGGGTGAAGCTGCTGCGGCGTCTATCACAAAAAGAACTGGAAATAAAAGtgtcaaatatatacatttggATCTCAGCTCCTTTGACTCGATCAGGAAATTTGTCGAAGAGTTTAAGAGCACGGAAGCGAAGTTGGACGTTTTGATAAACAACGCTGGAGCGGGCGGTTTGGGTAGGAAGAAGACGGCCGACGGGATAGTCAGAGACATGCAAGTGAATCATTTCGGACCGTTTTTGTTGACGTTACTCCTGGTGCCTGTTCTGAAGAAATCAGCGCCGAGTCGTGTTGTCATAGTCTCATCTATGTTACACAAATTAGGAACTATCGAGAGAATCAATGAGGAGAATgcttacaattattttcagacTTATTGCAATAGTAAATTGTGTAATGTGTTGTTTAGCAATGAGCTGGCGAGAAGGCTGGAAGGCACTGGAGTTGTTGTGAACAGTCTACATCCAGGTCAAGTGAATACTTCGTTATATAAAGCGACGATACTTGAAAAATTGAGGAGTTTGGTGTTGTATACTTTCTTCAAGAGTCCGGAGGAGGGAGCCCAAACGTCAATCTATTTGGCGGTGTCGGACGAGTGCGATGTTGTGACTGGAAGGTACTTTGCCGATTGCGAAGAGGGGAATATGTCCTCTAAGGCCAGGGACGAAGGATTAGCAAAAATACTGTGGTCTATGTCCGAGAAACTGGTTAAATTACGACCAGAAGAAGCCATTTGATTCGTCTCtcgagtttattttttatagaaatattgaCGTCAAATTATATAACGAAGTTGACATGCTCGTGAGCGACCTAATTCGcacaagtaaattaaaatgccttgtaaaactaatttattaagttatttattacaattgtgatatttttgtacgTGTATACGTTTGTTATCTTAGTTTAAGCGTTAAATCGGAATcagaaacaaagaaaaatgtttcaatGATAAATGTGATAAATACTGAAGgcatgtgttttgtttttaatccaTAAAGTAATTACCTTCATTATTAGACAGGTGGATTAGCGACATCAATTTGATATTGGTTTTTAAGTGTAGCACTTGGCCCCAAAGCAACAGTAACGTAGTGTAACAGACCAAAGGTAAATTTTTTGCCGAAGTAATCGGCTTCAAAGGCAAAGTTAAACATTGAGTTAAAAATtggaaaacattaaaatattggtaATATATGAGacatgtttcattatttttaatcactaGCTAAGTCGCGGGACTCCCCTCTGGTGGGAatattgggataaaaagtactgtCACTCAGGAATAATG from Plodia interpunctella isolate USDA-ARS_2022_Savannah chromosome 21, ilPloInte3.2, whole genome shotgun sequence includes the following:
- the LOC128678960 gene encoding retinol dehydrogenase 14-like, translated to MWFLWILATLLLIKVLNKLSNGRCYADTVMAGKVVIVTGANNGIGYATALELARRGAKVIVACRNDDRGEAAAASITKRTGNKSVKYIHLDLSSFDSIRKFVEEFKSTEAKLDVLINNAGAGGLGRKKTADGIVRDMQVNHFGPFLLTLLLVPVLKKSAPSRVVIVSSMLHKLGTIERINEENAYNYFQTYCNSKLCNVLFSNELARRLEGTGVVVNSLHPGQVNTSLYKATILEKLRSLVLYTFFKSPEEGAQTSIYLAVSDECDVVTGRYFADCEEGNMSSKARDEGLAKILWSMSEKLVKLRPEEAI